The genomic interval TCGAGCTGGACGGCGGCGAGGCCGTGGTCGAGCTGGCGGCCACCGGCCCCTTGGGACGGTCGGTGACCCCGTGCGCGTCCAGTGCCTCGACGACGTGGTACTTCGCCGAGGGGGTCACCACGCGCGACGCCCGCGAGGTCATCACCTTGTTCAATCCCTTCCCCGAGGACGCCGTCGTCGACCTCGTGTTCAATACCGAGGAGGGCGAGGTCACGCCCCAGGCCCTGACAGGGCTCTCGGTGAAAGGCCGGGCCATGACGGCTGTCACGGTGGGGGACCACGTGCAGCGGCGGCTGGCCGTGGCCGCTCGCATCTCGGCCCGGGCCGGGCGCCTGGTGGCCGCCCGCCTCCAGACCTTCGACGGCTCCGAAGGACGGCGAGGGATGTCGGTCGGGCTGGGAGCAGCCGCCCCCGGGGACGTCTGGTACTTCCCCGAGGGCTTCCTCACCGACGGGCTGACCGAGCGCTTCCAGATCTTCAACCCGGGCAGCGAGGAAGCCGAGGTGGCCGTCAACCTCGCCCTCGAACAGGGCCAAGCCGAGCCCATCGTGCTCACCGTGCCCCCCGAGTCCCGGGTCACGCTGGCGGCCAACGACGAGGCCCGCATCCCCAAGAACGTGGCCCATGCCGTCACCGTCCGGTCCACCAACGGCGTACCGGTCGTGGTGGAACGAACCATCGACGCCGTCGCCCCGGCGGCTCGGTCCGGCGTGTCGATCATCATCGGG from Actinomycetota bacterium carries:
- a CDS encoding DUF5719 family protein, producing MTKRGPAIGVIALVLVGAWAVDATVDRPAPTVTERVQTPMGARSGARSSAWFCAGATAEEGGEADGTVVVANAGRQPLTGTVTVMPEEGEPRQVGLSVPASGHQSVRLRDVLTAPYASALVELDGGEAVVELAATGPLGRSVTPCASSASTTWYFAEGVTTRDAREVITLFNPFPEDAVVDLVFNTEEGEVTPQALTGLSVKGRAMTAVTVGDHVQRRLAVAARISARAGRLVAARLQTFDGSEGRRGMSVGLGAAAPGDVWYFPEGFLTDGLTERFQIFNPGSEEAEVAVNLALEQGQAEPIVLTVPPESRVTLAANDEARIPKNVAHAVTVRSTNGVPVVVERTIDAVAPAARSGVSIIIGARAPATRWVVAAAQSDDTTEAWLVVHNPGASATRVTVALLDGSASVPPGLAAIEVGARARRAIKLTGTVRPGPVPVLVTATQPVVVERDLYAIGSLGTAMSPAVPLRD